In Streptomyces pluripotens, the genomic window AGGCGCTCGTAGAGCTGGACGGGTTCGCCGTACTGCCGTAGGGCTGCGTGGCCGGGTTGTCGTGACGCCGTAGGGTCCACGCATCGTCCGGAGGTCGGGCGGCCCGGCGGGGCGATGCCGCCGTGTCCCGGTGCGCCGACCGGCCCGGCGCCGCACAGCTGTTCTGGACGTTCGTCCTGCTGTCCCCGGCAGCTGATCCGCCGTTCCGGCCCGTGCGTGACGCGCCACCGATGGGGTGACGGTCACACCTCCCGGCGCGGTCGCCCGGTACCAGTGGAGCCCCCAACCCCGTGGAACCGGAGGTATCCCGTGCTCGTACGCCCCGCCCTAGCCGCGGCTCTCGGCGCCGCCGCCCTGCTGTGCTCCGCGATCGGTTCGGCCGGTGCCGACCCCTTCGAGGCCGTCACCGTCGACCCGGCCGGCCGGATCGCGTCCGACGGCACGGTCACCCTCTCCGGCAGCTACCGCTGCACCCCGGGCACCGGACCGGTGTTCGTCAGCTCGTCCGTCAGCCAGGGTGACCCTCGCGTCAGGCACGGCATCGGCGGCGGCGCCGCCCGGTGCGACGGTGCCGAGCACCGCTGGACGAACTCCGGCAAGGTCTCCTCGGAGGCGCTCACGGTGGGGACGGCCCATGTACGGGCCTCCCTCATGGAGCTGCGTCCCTCGGGCATCGCGCCGCTGCCGGCCTTCCATGCGGTCACGGACCGGGACGTCAAGCTCATCCAGGGGTGAGCCGGGCACGTGCCACCGGCCGCCGTCCGGCCCCTCCGGAAGGGGCCGGACGTTCGTGTTGCCCGCGGGGCCGCCGGGCGCCCGGGTCCGGCCGGCTCGACGGTCCACCTGGCACGGGGCGACGGCGCGGTGCTCTTCCGCGCCGATCTTCCGGGCCGGGAGTTCGTCGCCGGCGGCGCCCCACGTCATACCTGGCGCGGGATCCCCACGCCGGAGGGGGCGGCCCGGGCGAGCACGACCGCGCCCGACGAGGAGCCGAGGACGTTTCTCCTGCTTCGCGGGTGGGCGGGGACGCGTGATTGGTGAATGCCGGCTTGCCGGGTCCGATCCCATGGCAGCCGGTCGCCGGTGGGCGCCCCGCTTCGACCCGGCGGGGTCCACCGTCCGCGTGCCGTCGCGGGTGCCAGTGTGCCGGCCCCGCGGCAGGCACGATGCCGCAAGGCCGCGCAGGGACCGGCGGACGTCGTAGGACCCGCGGCGGCGGGGACGTGTGTCTTCCCCGCGTGCCGGGACCCGCCGGCCGTCCCTGCTCCCCGGCCCGCGCCCCGGCCGCCCCGGTCCTCCTGGCTCAGGCGCGGCCGAGGCCGTCCCGGTCCGGCGGAGCGGTCCTCGGCCGTGCCCCCGAGGGCGCGAGGCGCAGATCCGGCCGGCGCAGCGCGGCCACGAACTTGTAGCGGGAGCCGCGGTACACCGAGCGCACCCACTCCACCGGGGTGCCCTCCGCATCCCGCGAGTGCCGGGACAGCAGCAGCATCGGCAGCCCCACGTCGGTGGCGAGCAGCTGCGCCTCGCGCGGGGTGGACAGCGAGGTCTCGATGGTCTCGTCGGCCTCGGCGAGATGAACACCGTAGACCTCGGCCAGTGCCGTGTAGAGGGAGGGGTACGTGGCCAGGGAGCGCCGCAGCCCGGGAAAGCGTCGCACGGACAGGTGGGTCGTTTCGATCGCCATGGGGTCGCCGCTGGCGAGCCGCAGTCGTTCGATGCGCAGCACGTGCTCGCCGAGCCCGATGTCGAGCAGGCCCGACAGCTTCTCGTCCGCGGGAATCTCCCCGATGTCCAGCACGTGTGAGGCGGGCGTCAGGCCCTGGGCGCGCATGTCCTCGGTGTGAGAGGTCAGCTGGAGGGTGCGGTACAGCTTCGGCTGCGCGACGAAGGTGCCCTTGCCCTGGATCCGGTCGAGGCGACCCTCGCCGACGAGTTCCTGCAGGGCCTGCCGGATGGTGGTGCGTGAGGTGCTGAACCGGACGGCGAGCAGACGTTCCGCGGGCATGGCGGAACCGGGCTCCAGCACCTCGGTCATGGCCAGGAGCTGTTGTTTGATCCGGTAGTACTTCGGCACGCGCGCGGTGCGGCCGGGCGCCCCGCTGTGCGGCTGGGCGCTGCTGACGTCGGTGGTCATGCCTGCCTTCCCGGCTGTGTCGGTGGCCTCCCGTTATAGCGACCAACCGTCCTATGGTCTAGTCCAACCGGAGGGCCGGTCGGGTGGTCCGGACCTGTGGGGTGGATGCGGACGGATGCACTCCGGTGACTTTCTCGTAACGGCCGGGATCGGCTTCTCGGACCACCCTTGACACCCCGAAAGGTCTAGGCCAAGCTCCACGGTACTGGTCTACACCATTAGTGGTCAGTTCCCGAGCCCTACGTGCAACAGCGTCGTACGCAGGTCACCGCCGAGGGCGTGGGGGGATTAGTGGCATCCCTGAGGAGGGTGGCGTGAAGCGCAAGCTCGCAGCCGCGATCGTGATCGCGGGCATGATGGTCTCCGTGTCGGCGTGTGGCGGCAACGACGACAAGGACAGCAGCAAGAACGCAGGCCCGGACAGCTTCAAGGGCCAGACCCTGAAGGTCTGGACAATGAGCGGTTCCGTGCCGGATCAGTGGGTCAAGGACGTCACGGCCGCCTTCGAGAAGAAGACCGGCGCCAAGGTGAAATTCGAGACCCAGAAGTGGGACGGGATCCAGCAGAAGATCACCACCGCCCTCTCGGAATCCAACCCGCCGGACGTCCTGGAGGTCGGCAACACCCAGACCCCGGCCTATGCGGCCACCGGCGGCCTCGCTGACCTGGGCGACCTCAAGAACGAGATCGGCGCCGACTGGACGCCCTCGGTCTCCCAGTCCTCGGTCTACGACGGTAAGCAGTACGCCGCCCCCTGGTACTTTGCCAACCGCGTCGTCATCTACAACAAGAAGATCTGGGCGAAAGCCGGTATCAAGGACACCCCGAAGACCCGGGACGAGTTCTTCAAGGACCTGGACACCATCGGCAAGAAGACCGACGCCGAGCCGCTGTACATGCCGGGCCAGAACTGGTACTTCTTCGACGGCCTGACCATCGGCCAGGGCGCTGACCTGGTGAAGAAGGACGGCGACAAGTACGTCTCCAACCTGGGCGACCCCAAGGTCGCCAAGGCCATGGAGATCTACAAGAAGTACGCCTCCTACTCCAAGGCCCCCAAGGACAAGGACGAGGCCAACCCGCAGCAGGCCGAGGTCTTCGCCAAGGGCAAGACCGGCGCGTTCATCGGCATGGGTTGGGAAGCCGGCACCGCCATCCAGGCCAACAAGTCCATCGAAAAGGACCTCGGCTACTTCACCGTCCCCGGCGAGACGGCCGACAAGCCCGAAGGTGTCTTCCTCGGCGGCTCCAACCTCGCCGTCGCCCAGAACAGCAAGAAGCAGGCCCTGGCCAAGGAGTTCCTGAAGATCGCCCTGTCCGACACGTACGAGGGCGAACTGGCCAAGCTCAACGGCGTCATCCCGAACAAGAAGTCCCTGGAGTCCAACCTCAAGGGCAATGCCGTCGCCGAGGCCGCCGCGCCGGGCGCCGCGGTCGGTGGCACCACCCCGCTGATCCCCGAGTGGGCCGCGGTGGAGAACAGCCCCAACCCGATCAAGTCCTACATGACCGCGGTGCTGAACGGTAAGTCCCCGGCGGACGCCGCCAAGCAGGTCGAGGGCGAGATCAACCAGCGCCTGGCCCAGCAGAACTGATGACCGCGCCGGGGGGCGCCGTGCCGGTGCCCCCCGGCTCACCAGTGTCGTTCTTCGTACGGCCACGGAAGAGATGGCAACTCATGTCAGTGCAGACCGAAGGCACGGACACGGCCGGGGGGCCCGCTGTCCGCAAGGCCCGGGTGCCGGCGCCCCCGAGAGGTGGGGACAGCACCTCCCGGACACCGCCCGGCCGCCGCGCCGCCGCCCCCTACCTGCTCCTGCTGCCCGCGCTGCTGGCCACACTGGTCCTGCTCGGCTGGCCCCTGGTGAAGAACGGCATGCTGTCGTTCCAGAACCTCAACCCGCGGCAGCTCATCCAGCACCTCACCGAGTGGAACGGCTTCGACAACTACCGTGAGGTCCTGACCGGTCCGGACTTCTGGCACGTCGTCGAGCGCTCGGTGTTCTTCACCGCCGCCAACGTCATCCTGATCATGGTACTCGGCACCCTGGTCGGTCTGCTGCTGGCCCGCCTCGGCAAGAAAATGCGGCTGCTCCTCCTGCTCGGCCTGGTCCTTGCCTGGGCCATGCCCATCATCGCCGCCACCACCGTCTACCAGTGGCTGTTCGCCCAACGCTTCGGCGTCGTCAACTGGGTCCTGGACAAGCTCGGCTGGCATTCCATGGCCGACTACAACTGGTTCAGCACCCAGCTCTCCACCTTCTCGGTGATCACACTGCTCATCGTCTGGCAATCGATCCCCTTCGTGGCGATCAACCTCTACGCCGCCACCACCACGATCCCCCGGGAGCTGTACGAGGCCGCGTCCCTGGACGGCGCCGGCGCGTGGAAGTCCTTCACCTCGGTCACCTTCCCGTTCCTGCGGCCCTTCCTGTACGCCACGACCTTCCTCGAAGTCATCTGGGTCTTCAAGGCGTTCCCGCAGATCTTCGCGATCAACGAGGGCGGCCCCGACCACCTCACCGAGACCCTGCCGATCTACGCGTTCGTCCAGGGCGTCGGCAACCAGCACTTCGGGGTCGGCGCGGCCATCTCCTTCCTGACCATCCTGGTCCTGCTCGTCATCACCTCGTACTACCTGCGCATGGTGCTCAAGCAAGAGGAGGACGAGCTGTGAAGCGCTCGGTCTTCGGCCGTTTCTGGCCCAACGCGACCGCCGTCATCCTCTTCATCGGCTTCGTGTTCCCCGTCTACTGGATGTTCGCGACGGCCTTCAAGCCGACCGGCGACATCATCTCCGAGGCCCCGGTGTGGTTCCCGACCGACATCACCTTCGGCCACTTCTCCAAGGCAGTCCACGCCGACCACTTCTGGACCCTGGTCGCCAACTCGGTCACCGTCACGGTCAGCGCGGTGGCCCTGTCACTGGTCATCGCCCTGTTCGCGGCGTTCGCCCTCGCCCGGATGCGGTTCAAGGGGCGGCGCGGCTTCATCGTGACCTTCATGCTGGCGCAGATGGCGCCCTGGGAGGTCATGGTCATCGCCATCTACATGATCGTGCGAGACAACGACATGCTGGACAGCCTGGTCCCGCTCACGGTCTTCTACACGGTCATGGTGCTGCCCCTGACCATCCTGACGCTGCGCGGCTACGTGGCCGCCGTGCCGAAGGAGCTGGAGGAGTCAGCGATGGTCGACGGCTGTACCCGGACCCAGGCCTTCGTCCGCGTGATCTTCCCGCTGCTTGCACCCGGCCTGATGGCGACCTCGCTGTTCGGCTTCATCACCGCCTGGAACGAGTTCCCGCTCGTCCTGATCCTCAACAAGGACATCGAGAAGCAGACCCTGCCCCTGTGGCTGTCCCAGTTCCAGACCGCCTTCGGTGATGACTGGGGCGCCACGATGGCCGCTTCGTCGCTCTTCGCGCTGCCCATCCTGATCCTCTTCATCTTCCTGCAACGCAAGGCTGTCAGCGGTCTGACCGACGGCGCCGTGAAGGGATGACGCCCCCGATGACCACACTCGCCACCGGCCCCGACACCCTGACCCGGAACGCCCTAGCGGTGCTGCAACCGGGGTTCGACGGCACCATCGCGCCCGACTGGGTGCGCCGACGCCTCGACGAAGGCCTCGCCTCAGTCGCCCTGTTCGGCCGCAACGTCGTCAGCGAGGAACAAGTCAGCGCACTCACCGCCCAGTTGCGCGCCGAACGGGACGACGTGCTGGTCGCCATCGATGAGGAGAGCGGTGACGTCACCCGCCTCGACGTCCGCACCGGCTCCTCCTTCCCCGGCAACCACGCCCTCGGCGCGGTCGACGACACCGGCCTGACCCGGGCCGTCTCCCGCGAGCTGGGCCGGCGCCTCGCGGCCTGCGGTGTCAACTTCGACTGGGCGCCCTCCGCCGACGTCAACGCCAACCCCGGCAACCCCGTCATCGGTGTCCGCTCCTTCGGCACGAGCACCGACCTGGTGGCCCGGCACACCGCGGCCTGGGTCGAGGGCCTGCAGTCCTCCGGTGTCGCCGCCTGCACCAAGCACTTCCCCGGCCACGGCGACACCAGCGTCGACTCCCACCACGCCGTTCCACGCATCGACGTCGACACCGACACCCTCTACGCACGTGAACTGCCGCCCTTCCGGGCGGCCATAGCCGCCGGCACCCGTGCCATCATGAGCGCGCACATCCTCGTCCCCGCCCTGGACCCGGAGCGCCCAGGCACCCTCTCCCGGCGCATCCTCACCGAACTGCTGCGCGGCGAACTCGGCTACCAGGGACTGATCGTCACCGACGGCATCGAGATGCGCGCGATATCCGGCACCTACGGCCTGGCACACGGGGTGGTCCTGGCGATCGCGGCAGGCGCTGACGCTATTTGCGTGGGCGGCGGCCTGTGCGACGAGGGCACCGTGCTGAAGCTGCGGGACGCGCTCGTGGCCGCCGTACGCTCCGGCGAACTGCCCGAGGAGCGGCTTGCCGACGCGGCCGCCCGGGTGCGTGCCCTGGCCGCCTGGACCGTGGGGGCGCGCAGTGGCCGCGCCGCCACGCCCGAACCGGAGATCGGCCTGGTCGCTGCCCGCCGCGCCCTGACCGTGACCCGGAACGACGCCGACGCACCGGTCACCGGACCGGTGTACGTCGCCACCTTCAACCCGACGCCCAACATCGCCGTCGGCGACGAGACCCCATGGGGGGTAGCCGTCGAACTGGCCCGGCTGTTGCCCGGTAGTGCGTCCGGCTCCTTCACCGGCACCGGCACCGGCACCGACGCCGGCACCGCGGCCCTGGCCGCGGCCGGTAGCCGCCGGATCGTCGCCGTGGTCCGTGACGAACACCGGCACGACTGGATGGGCTCCGCCCTCGACACCCTGCTCGCGGCCCGCCCCGACACGGTGGTCGTCGAGATGGGCCTGCCGCAGGCTGCGCCGCGCGGCGCCCTGCACATCGCCACCTACGGCGCGGCCCGCGTCTGCGGGGTGGCGGCTGCCGAAGCCGTGGCCTCCGGCTGACCCGCGCACCAACGGCCGCCCGACGCCAGCGGGCGGCCCACCTCCACCTCTCCCAGGGAACCCGGTGGCCTCCTGCGTCCTGGCGCTTGCCACCGGCACATGTCTCACATCCGCACCGACGGTGCTCCCGTCCGACCGCCCCGGAGTGATCGCATGCAGACACCCGCCCCCTACCTCCACCGAGCCGCGACCGACCGCCCCTACTTCAGCGCCGACGGGGAGACCTACCTCGCCCCGACACCATTGCGCGACATCGACAAGACACAGCCCCTCAGGGTGCTGTCCGAAGAGGACTTCGCCTTCTGGCAGACGTACGGCTACGTCATCGTCCGCGAGGCCATCAGCCCCGGCGAAGCGAAGGGCCTGCTGGAATTCGCCTGGCAGTTCCAGGGCCTCGATCCGGACCACCCCGAGACCTGGTACAGGGAACCGGAGTTCCGCTCCGAACTCGACCAGCACCTCTACATCTACGGCTTCGTCGAGGCGTACCACCACCAGTTGCTCTGGGACAGCCGCCAGACGCAGCGCGTCCACGACGCCTTCGTGGACATCTGGGACTGTGAGGAACTGTGGGTCACCCTCGACCGGCTCAACCTCAACCCCCCCAACCGGCGTTCCCGTTCCCGTTCCCTGATCGAGCCCACCCACGAGGGTTTCGACATCGAGCTGCACTGGGACGTGGACACCACCCTCGCCGTGCTTCCGCAACGGGTGCAGGGGATCATCGCGCTCACCGACACCCGGCCAGCACTCGGCGGCTTCCAATGCGCCCCGGAACTGTTCCGCAGGTTCGACGAGTGGCGGATCGCCCAGCCGGCCGGCCGTGACCCGGTCAGGCCGGCGACCGACCGTTGTGAGTTCCCCGTCGTCCGCCCTGACCTCCAAGCCGGCGACCTGCTGATCTTCAACGGGCTACTGGCGCACGGGGTAGCCCCGAACCTCTCTGACAACGGTGTCCGGGCCGTCCAGTACCTGTCGATGATGCCCGCCCTGGAGGAGCACACGGCCCTGCGCGCATCTCGGGTGCGGTCCTGGCGCACCCTTGCCACCCCCGACTGGAACGCCACGCTGCTCGGCGACGCCCGCGAACCGGAGGCCGACCGCTACGGTCCGGCCACGCTCAACCCGCTCGGCAGGAAGCTGCTCGGGCTCGACTCCTGGACCAGGGAGGCGACCGGCGAGACGACCGGGAAATCGACCGCAGACGGGACCGCACGGTGAACCGGGCCACCACAGCACCGATCTGCCTGTGCCTGCCCACCAACCGGGCCTGCCCGGCCACCATCGCAGCGCTCCACGACGAAGCCGCCTACGCCGCCCGCCGCTTCGGCACCGACGTCAGCCTGCTGATCCTCGACTCCTGCGACGACCGCACCCGAGCCGAGCACTCCCGGACCGTCGCGGCCCTGCCACCGACCCCCCGGGTGACCGTGCACCACCTCAGCGAGCAGTCCCAGCGGGACTTCCTGCACCGGGCGATCGAACGGGCCGGCCTGCCCGAGCCGGAGCGGCTGCTGCACCTCATGGTGCCGACAGCCGTCTCCTACGGCGCCTGCACCAACCGTGCCTTCCTGCTGGCCACCGCGCTCGGCTGCCGCTCCGTGCACCGCAGGGACTCCGACAGCACCTACCAACTGCACAACGACGAACCGGTGTTCCCCATCCAGCACGAGCTGCCCTGGTTGGGCCGGCCAGCCACCGAGGCAGCGGCCGGTGTCACCCGCACCGACGTGGACCCCGACCTCATCCATCGTCCAGTGTCGCTGGCCGGCGCGTCCTTCATCGGTGAGCTCTCCGTCGACATCGGCGAGATACGGAGGTTGGACGAGAGCGTCTACCACGACGTGGTCAGCCTGTGGGCGCCTGGTGGCTGGCCTTTGGAGCGCAAACGGCAGCTGGTCGAGGAGTCGTTCAGGGGAGCGGGAACCGCACCCTTCAGCGGTGACCAGTCGACGCTCACCCGGGTCGACCCGATGCGGGTCGACATGTGCAATATCGCCTTCGACCACGCGGTGTACGACCGCATCCCGCTGCCCCCCGCCACCGACACCATCGGCAGCGACTATTTCCTCCTCCACCTCATCCACGACGCGGGGCTGCCCGGCATCCTGCACAACCGGCACATCGAGAACTTCCACACCCCCGAACGCCGCACCGACACCGGATTCCCTGCCTACCAGCGAAGGTTCGTGAAGTTCTTGCTGTCCATGCTCTACTTCCATCACGTCTACGACCGGATGGCCGCCGCCGGAGACCAGCTCCTGGACGACCAGCAGCGCGTCCGACCCGAGGCGATCACCGGTCTGTTGCGCGAGAGCACCCTGCTGGACCGTGCCGAGAACACCTGGCGACTGGACCGGATCGACGTCTCCTACCGCAAGCTCGGTGGACGCTACGCGGACTTCGCTGACCGGATCGCCGAAGAACGTGACCGGTTACTCGACCAGGCCCAGCGGGACGTGGAGGACTTCATCCATCTGATCG contains:
- a CDS encoding DUF6299 family protein — encoded protein: MLVRPALAAALGAAALLCSAIGSAGADPFEAVTVDPAGRIASDGTVTLSGSYRCTPGTGPVFVSSSVSQGDPRVRHGIGGGAARCDGAEHRWTNSGKVSSEALTVGTAHVRASLMELRPSGIAPLPAFHAVTDRDVKLIQG
- a CDS encoding GntR family transcriptional regulator, yielding MTTDVSSAQPHSGAPGRTARVPKYYRIKQQLLAMTEVLEPGSAMPAERLLAVRFSTSRTTIRQALQELVGEGRLDRIQGKGTFVAQPKLYRTLQLTSHTEDMRAQGLTPASHVLDIGEIPADEKLSGLLDIGLGEHVLRIERLRLASGDPMAIETTHLSVRRFPGLRRSLATYPSLYTALAEVYGVHLAEADETIETSLSTPREAQLLATDVGLPMLLLSRHSRDAEGTPVEWVRSVYRGSRYKFVAALRRPDLRLAPSGARPRTAPPDRDGLGRA
- a CDS encoding extracellular solute-binding protein, with product MKRKLAAAIVIAGMMVSVSACGGNDDKDSSKNAGPDSFKGQTLKVWTMSGSVPDQWVKDVTAAFEKKTGAKVKFETQKWDGIQQKITTALSESNPPDVLEVGNTQTPAYAATGGLADLGDLKNEIGADWTPSVSQSSVYDGKQYAAPWYFANRVVIYNKKIWAKAGIKDTPKTRDEFFKDLDTIGKKTDAEPLYMPGQNWYFFDGLTIGQGADLVKKDGDKYVSNLGDPKVAKAMEIYKKYASYSKAPKDKDEANPQQAEVFAKGKTGAFIGMGWEAGTAIQANKSIEKDLGYFTVPGETADKPEGVFLGGSNLAVAQNSKKQALAKEFLKIALSDTYEGELAKLNGVIPNKKSLESNLKGNAVAEAAAPGAAVGGTTPLIPEWAAVENSPNPIKSYMTAVLNGKSPADAAKQVEGEINQRLAQQN
- a CDS encoding carbohydrate ABC transporter permease, translating into MSVQTEGTDTAGGPAVRKARVPAPPRGGDSTSRTPPGRRAAAPYLLLLPALLATLVLLGWPLVKNGMLSFQNLNPRQLIQHLTEWNGFDNYREVLTGPDFWHVVERSVFFTAANVILIMVLGTLVGLLLARLGKKMRLLLLLGLVLAWAMPIIAATTVYQWLFAQRFGVVNWVLDKLGWHSMADYNWFSTQLSTFSVITLLIVWQSIPFVAINLYAATTTIPRELYEAASLDGAGAWKSFTSVTFPFLRPFLYATTFLEVIWVFKAFPQIFAINEGGPDHLTETLPIYAFVQGVGNQHFGVGAAISFLTILVLLVITSYYLRMVLKQEEDEL
- a CDS encoding carbohydrate ABC transporter permease, coding for MKRSVFGRFWPNATAVILFIGFVFPVYWMFATAFKPTGDIISEAPVWFPTDITFGHFSKAVHADHFWTLVANSVTVTVSAVALSLVIALFAAFALARMRFKGRRGFIVTFMLAQMAPWEVMVIAIYMIVRDNDMLDSLVPLTVFYTVMVLPLTILTLRGYVAAVPKELEESAMVDGCTRTQAFVRVIFPLLAPGLMATSLFGFITAWNEFPLVLILNKDIEKQTLPLWLSQFQTAFGDDWGATMAASSLFALPILILFIFLQRKAVSGLTDGAVKG
- a CDS encoding glycoside hydrolase family 3 protein, producing MTTLATGPDTLTRNALAVLQPGFDGTIAPDWVRRRLDEGLASVALFGRNVVSEEQVSALTAQLRAERDDVLVAIDEESGDVTRLDVRTGSSFPGNHALGAVDDTGLTRAVSRELGRRLAACGVNFDWAPSADVNANPGNPVIGVRSFGTSTDLVARHTAAWVEGLQSSGVAACTKHFPGHGDTSVDSHHAVPRIDVDTDTLYARELPPFRAAIAAGTRAIMSAHILVPALDPERPGTLSRRILTELLRGELGYQGLIVTDGIEMRAISGTYGLAHGVVLAIAAGADAICVGGGLCDEGTVLKLRDALVAAVRSGELPEERLADAAARVRALAAWTVGARSGRAATPEPEIGLVAARRALTVTRNDADAPVTGPVYVATFNPTPNIAVGDETPWGVAVELARLLPGSASGSFTGTGTGTDAGTAALAAAGSRRIVAVVRDEHRHDWMGSALDTLLAARPDTVVVEMGLPQAAPRGALHIATYGAARVCGVAAAEAVASG
- a CDS encoding phytanoyl-CoA dioxygenase family protein; translation: MQTPAPYLHRAATDRPYFSADGETYLAPTPLRDIDKTQPLRVLSEEDFAFWQTYGYVIVREAISPGEAKGLLEFAWQFQGLDPDHPETWYREPEFRSELDQHLYIYGFVEAYHHQLLWDSRQTQRVHDAFVDIWDCEELWVTLDRLNLNPPNRRSRSRSLIEPTHEGFDIELHWDVDTTLAVLPQRVQGIIALTDTRPALGGFQCAPELFRRFDEWRIAQPAGRDPVRPATDRCEFPVVRPDLQAGDLLIFNGLLAHGVAPNLSDNGVRAVQYLSMMPALEEHTALRASRVRSWRTLATPDWNATLLGDAREPEADRYGPATLNPLGRKLLGLDSWTREATGETTGKSTADGTAR
- a CDS encoding DUF6271 family protein, with the protein product MNRATTAPICLCLPTNRACPATIAALHDEAAYAARRFGTDVSLLILDSCDDRTRAEHSRTVAALPPTPRVTVHHLSEQSQRDFLHRAIERAGLPEPERLLHLMVPTAVSYGACTNRAFLLATALGCRSVHRRDSDSTYQLHNDEPVFPIQHELPWLGRPATEAAAGVTRTDVDPDLIHRPVSLAGASFIGELSVDIGEIRRLDESVYHDVVSLWAPGGWPLERKRQLVEESFRGAGTAPFSGDQSTLTRVDPMRVDMCNIAFDHAVYDRIPLPPATDTIGSDYFLLHLIHDAGLPGILHNRHIENFHTPERRTDTGFPAYQRRFVKFLLSMLYFHHVYDRMAAAGDQLLDDQQRVRPEAITGLLRESTLLDRAENTWRLDRIDVSYRKLGGRYADFADRIAEERDRLLDQAQRDVEDFIHLIGAWPALVRAARTTVLGHEDATE